The Amblyomma americanum isolate KBUSLIRL-KWMA chromosome 11, ASM5285725v1, whole genome shotgun sequence genome includes the window tacaaccagagttcgaccaactcgcaagatcagcaagtgccatgacgtccgctatggctagccagacaagtcagcattctgggaatgccccgccgttcgtccttcacacgcctcggtcgccccaatcattccacggtgagaggttcgaggatgtcgaagactggttggccagctttgaccgtgcgGCGGGCtgcaacgagtgggacggcgagcgcaaattgcggaacctgtacttcgcactgcaggactcggccaagacgtggtatgagaaccacgaagcttcctttaccacctggaaGGCTTTTCGTCGAGTGCTGCTGGCGACATTTAGTATAAGCGAACGACAGGAGAAgcctgaaatcgccttgcaatcgaggtcacagcagccgaacgagagcgtcgccatgttcatcgaggacatgacgcggctcttcaatcacgccgaccctgctatgcccgtggacaagaaggtacgccacctaatgcgtggcgtcaaggagcaattgtttgccggactggtacgtgacccaccAAGAACGGTGACatactttgccaaggaggcaacaagcatggagcgttctctgcaagaacggggcgcgcaaTACGACcatcaggctagtgtagcaggcGCTAACCACTATACGCCCACGTCGCTAcacactgaggagcttcgagagcttgtgaggagcctggtgcgcgaagaactcgagaaacttcgcttcgaagctccacaggccagcgtcgctgccatgccggacgtggtccgagatgaagtccggcgagctgttcagtcgccaccagctccgcagccagcgccctatgtgatgacatacagtcaagcactacaaagtcgtcctgggccagtgagacaagccttttcACCGGTCACTCCTGGGCCTTCaccgcggtacccaactgcagctgtacccgtcgcgctgcaggagcccctgtccaccatgagcaaagcgcgtgtttggcgtacgccaaacaataagccgctctgctaccactgcggggagcccggccacatcctccgccactgcccctaccgcagaatgggcttaagggggttttcacctgacgcacgtCGACCACGCtgcggagaacggccgcgggacatcgagcagtatctgtccgataacgtgcagccagcgacctcgcggcgacgctagtcccggtcgccatcccaaaggctgttttcttcgccaagccacCCGCCTTTTCCaaccagttcagaggcgcgtccgcaaatcgggaaaactgaagacggcgtcccccggggtagggccgccgctattggatcaagtcaagagcctccacccgacgattcgcggctgcgatccgaccgacgacgacctcaaccGACGACCTCAACGGCAACGACATGCTGCGACCGACTGTTGtttgccgaaatcccagtaatcgctgataatcacGATGTGACCGCATTGTGGATAccagcgctgatttttctgtaatgagcagtcggctgGCCACGGCCCTCAGAACGGTTCTGACCCCTTCGTCTagaccacagatccgcaccgccggcggccatgtggttacgccaattggagtctgcacgtcacgaatgtAGACctgcggtgctactttccctggttgctttgctgtgctatccgagtgctccaaagacttGATACTttgtttggatttccttcgggagtacggtgctgtcatcaaccttcaggaacttgtcgtgtcattttccactcaaccccctgttgacggcgataccgagccacgcgggactaagttacgcgtctttgacgaccacctATTAATCCCAtcgagagctagcatgtttgttactgtagattgCGACAATATCACTGGAACTCGTAgtatcgctgaaaccaacatgtcgctcctccttggtcggcaagtctgtgttgctcgcggaattgttgagctgaacaatggccgaaccgagctcttggtaaccaattttggctatgaacctcagtgtttgcctcaCAGAACAATTATTGCGTACTTCGAAAAACTCGGCgacttcgcgggacagcacgctttgtccgaagcctcggcatcagtggaggcaccgaccagtcccataaaaactgacgtgaacccgaacctcccgtctaatcagaaacgctgcctcgaaagcgttatccagtctttcagTGACTGCTTCGcttcgacctctaaggttaggcagacaccgctcacaaagcaccgaattatagtccaCGTCAACCAGCAGCCGTTATGTCTGCCGCattaccggatctcttcgaaggagcgcgatgccattcgccgctaagttcaagaaatgctccaggatgacgtgatacagccgtcgacgagcccgtgggggTCGCCTGTTGCTCTGgcagcaaagaaagatggaaccctacggttctgcgttgattaccgacgtttcgacaaagtcacaaaaaaagatgtttatcctctgccgcgcattgctgactccctggatcggctgcgccacgacAAGTACTTCTCTACGATAGATTTACGCAGCgactattggcaaatagaggtggacgaacgcgaccgggaaaacaCAGCCTTtgttacaccggacggtctgtacgaattccgggtgttCCCTTtcgacctgtgctcggctcctgcaaccttccaacGGATGAtagataccgttcttgccgatctgaaatggcagtcctgtctcgtgtacttgaaTGACGTTGTCATTTTGTCtgatacgttcgaagagcacctgagacgcctgcacgctgtgttcgaagcaactcggacggccggtctttccctgaagcctgaaaagtgtcacgtcgctttcgaagagttgaagtttctgggccacatcgtgcgtgctaaaggggttagccccgaccccgataagacagccgccgtggctgcttttcctgcgcccaccgataagcgaagcgtgcgtcgctttctgggtctctgcgcctattatcggcgttttgtgcagaacttatCTCAGATCGCTGAACCTcttacccgcctcacgaaagagtCCGAGTCGtttttctggggcctggagcaacagaaggcctttgaagacctccgagctcgtctccaaagtacgcccatcgctggacacttcgacgagtcgaccgccactgaactgcacgcagacgccagcaacatcggcctcggtgcggtccttgtgcagtggcagggtGGTCTCGagcgcgtaatcgcatacgcgagccgcaccttgtgcGGCTATTCCACCATCGAAAAAGAATGCCTGtccgttgtgtgggcagtgacgaAATTCCGCCCGTACTTACATGgtcgccctttcagggtcgtcagcgaccaccactcgctctgttggctggcgaacctcaaagatccctcgggacggcttgcacgctggagccttcgacttcaggaagccgatgtcaccatcgtgtataagtctgGTAGCAAGCACACTggtgccgactgtttgtctcgtgctcctatcgaggacccccTAGCTGACCCCTACGACgatttttcttggcgccatcttacgtccgttctgattcaacaccaaagagacgacagtgagctacggcccctcattgagtatcaggaaggaagcgctcagtctcacCGGCGAATATTCTcacgcggactgtcatcgttctgtttacgcgacggcatcctgtataagaaaaattaCAGTCCGACAGAAGCCGTTTATctgctcgtcgtgcctacggctcttcgcgacgaagtcctgcaggcgtgccatgatgaccgtttttctggtcacctgggtttttgtcgaactttgacTAGAATAAGCCAAAAGTAATACTGGCctagggttgctgcagttgtgaaacattacgtaagaacttgcggcgagtgccagcgtcgcaagacgccgccgactaagccagccggcctactgcacCCTATTGATctgcctcaggtccccttccatcaagtcggcatcgacTTACTCGGCtaatttccggagtcctcactGGGTAatcgctacattgtggtcgccaccgactacctcagccgatactgtgaaactaaacctcttccccgtggtaccgctgacaaaattgcgaacttttttatccaaaacattctgcttcgtcacggtgcacccaccatcgttttaactgacaggggaacagcgttcacctcggcccttcatcatcatcatcatcatcatcatcatcagcatcatcagccttactacacccactgcagggcaaaggcctctcccatgtctctccaattaaccctatcctttgccagctgcatcccccctttgcctgcaaacttcttaatctcatccgcccacctaaccttctgccgcccctgcttggcttactttctcttgaaatccactccgttacccttaaggaccagcggttatcttgccttcgcattacatgccctgcccaagcccatttctttctcttgatttcgattaggatgacattcacccgcgtttgttccctcacccactctgcctgcttccggtctcttaacgttacacctatcatttttctttccatggctcgctgcgttgtccttaacataagctgaactcttttcgttagcctccacgtttctgccccgtaggtgagtaccggtaagataaagctgttgtacaatttcctcttgagcgaaactggtaaactgccactcatgatctgcgagaattttacatatgcgctccaccccattcttatccttctagttatctccctctcatgatccggatcagctgtcactacctgccctaagtagacgtattccgtcacaacttctaggctctcgctgccaattgtgaactgctgttcccttgctaggctgttgaacgttaccttggttttctgcatgttaatttttagacacatcgatctgctctgcctgtctaactcattgatcaggatttgcagttcacctcctgagtgactcagcaaggcaatgtcatcagcggatcgcagattatttaggtattctccatttattcttattcgcaactgttcccaattcaggcctcgaaatacctcctgtaaacatgcggtgaacagcattggcgagatcgtgtctccttgctcgacgcccttccttattggaattttattgctgactttatggcggactatagtagctgtgcagttgctatatatatatatcttccagtattttgacataaggctcttctaccccctgataacgcaatgcctgtatgactgctgaggtttccactgattcgaatgctttctcgtaatcaacctCGGCCCTTACGtcggaggttatgcgcctgagcggcaccagtcaccgcaagacaaccgcttaccacactcaaaccaacggcctcaccgaacggctcaacaagacgatcgccgacacgatttccatgtatgtcgatgcggaccaccggaattgggacgccatactcccttacgtcacatttgcctataatactgcagtccaggaaacgacacgcttcactcctttTCGtgtagtacatggtcgcgaagccacaaccatgctggatgcagtcctgcttccagctagcactacctcttctcttatgggtgctgcccaattcgttcgttacgctgaggccgcccgccaactacctagagagcgcatccggcaccagcaagttctcgacgctcggcgctataacctccgccaccgaaatgtgcgctACCAGCctggcgaacaagtctgggtgtggagcccaatccgcatgcgagggtgctctgagaagcttctacggcgatattttggcccctatgaggtgctccgccaagtcagtgaggtgaactatgaagttctctcCCAGGCTACAGTTCGCTCCTcgagacggccgacccccgaagtcgtccatgtcgcatggatgaagccgtaccacgcccgctagcgcttcaggcgtgtccacaccagccgccggacacatgcgccgtctcttgtcttcgtgcttctcattgttgtggcaccgagtcgttgcccttcagagagggggagtaatgccacagtcccaatcaatccagtagcgccataccgcggccgaactgttttagatgggacttgccgtgccttgcgcaCTCTAGGTTGCTagaggtttttatcttcttcctcgctcgagctccctgctgtattgcacgcccagcacgtctaattaaacctggtttgagtgcttcacCGTTTATCAGTGATAATATGGATAAGAGTAGTTGTTTTTCGCATTAAACCTTGCTGAGAGTGATTAAAAAACGAGTTAGGTTCAAGGAAACTGACAATGCATGAATACAGTATGAGCTACAAGATTTTACATTGGATGCTGATAATAGATATGGGCCGTTAGTCAAAAGGTTAGTGCTTATAACGACACTGATGCACAGGAGCCACCTTACCTATCTTCCAATCGGCAGTTAGTTCACTCTTGTCGAATGACTGCTGAAATATTTTAATTCAAGGAATGAAAGCATTAAAGTATTTTTGGGGGGAATTTCGCAGTAATTATGCAAAACCAGCAGTGGAGGATGTTTTAATATTGTCAGTTATGTATACCTTCAAAATTAATGAATACAGAATACATGAAAAGGTAGTTTTAATGAGGCAGTTGAGGCAAATCCTTCTTTTCACACTTGAAAAGCTTGAAAATAACATTTAATTTTAGAATTTGTGACCGCGTGATTGTGTCAGCAGCAGAGCAGTAACGAGACCAGTCATGATCAGTGCTTGATGCTTTAGCTGCAGTAAGAAACGTTTCTTGCGGTTAGACAAGTGGTTAAGATGAACATACGAGTGGGCATGAAGCGATTGGTGAGATCTAGATTTTGATCTTCAATAAGCTAAAGTTTGCATTCGCCGATCACAAGTGGAGTTTGTCTAAAAAAGTTTCCAGGAAAAAAGCTTAGTTCGTTATTGATTTTGTTGAAATCAGCGCTATAATACATGCTTATCATTTTAGTGTGGCAAGCAGATTTTTGTATGGGAATGTTCACAGAAAAATTTAGTAAAGAATGGTAGCTTAAATGAAGCACGTGGATTATTTCTGAACACAGCTCTGGGCTTGTGATTAGTACTAGGTCTATTGCATTTTCTGTAAATTTGGAAATTCTAGTAGGCTGAGTAGAGATTGCGGTAAGTAGCATAAGTTAGTGAATTCTTTGCGTATTTACGAAAATTAGGAAGGCCGCAGCAAAGCGAAGACAATAACCTGAAAGTTGAAGTCGCCCAATAGAAAGATTAGGGACGAAGTGGGACGCGTTATGACGGTATTAATAGTATCATGAAACTCGGCAACAAATGTAGGAGATGCATAGGTGGTCGACAGCATGCGCTATGGATATTCTGCGGTGGTCTCGTTGCCGTGAAACTCATACCATTTCGATGCTTGATGCTTTGTAAAACAAGAATGACTTTTGTTTCATCGACTGCTATTAATACTGTGGAgagcagcatgggaggattgccgtgcatgctaagattttgatgagcacttcatcggtacacctgtggaaggtgaacctacgaggtccgctcatggagagcgagaccgagacgcccacggagaacagcaagccagaagcgagtgaatgcggaagcctggagggtggcccgatttttcttgtacatagttgtaaatattctctgttctgtctctttggctctgggagccgggtgccgtagtcagctgctttggattgcagtcgtgattacaggaaaagcaccggggcgctgcgacaccgcgggaagcggtaggcgccgttcgcgttagggtcaccttggcagagacgtatctcctcgtggcgttgtgttctagctattgtccttggccctttgttggcacccggaagtgtaagagcgagtaggcctaaggctcttcgggagctgcctgtcgcttttgggaggacacagtcgtaccgtggcacaagcacgcgcaaacgggcttgcttgtatatttaacctcgctagagccgagaggtctcgctcaactacagaaagctgactttgttcgaactcatttttttttggctgcgaagcgaatttatataATTTCgtggaaccagagacgctaacgcagctcaagtgagcttaacatcaccatgccggaaaacgaaccgcgaatgtgcttcgtccgaagagagccagctacgttcaaatgaaccgagcgtttgggcggtgccggataggattgtttggcacttgcgttgctccgcactttaccaaacggtgagtttacgcggtctccattgtttttgatgcaaacttttggagatcctaggagcgatatgcagagttcaagagaagctgtcccggcctgctgtccattgtatgggtctctctgcctgctgccttgcggccatgagtcatcgagctgcagagtctccggcgagcagtttgcagcggctactagaggggggccagcccctctaccttccaacgaaggcgcgtcggcgcgaacaacaccctcccgatacgctaattttggatgcctgccgcgggacaaggacgggtgcccggtgaccttgctgctcataggatgaccccggcaccccgcctgtacgagctgtcttgctgtcatcatcgcaacgctcgtggccccttcgtcgatggcatccatggacgggttcaaccgtaggccgacatttaaggagggagggatgtggagaacctgtttcccccctccatttcgatcttcttgtggctatgtgggggaatgtgctcgatttctgccacccatatcgcgggggcacagcttggagcggggatggggaaaggggatgtggggagggggatgtccgcttgcaacgcgcgctggaggtccgtggtgtccaggaaggcaggtcccagcagcagcagtagccacaACTGGGGAGGGTGAACGGCACGCACTGAGAGCGGCGCGTGCACGtcgggggcttgcaggaggcaggCAGCTCATTTCCCCGGTCCGGCCGAAAGGCTGGGCGGAGGTGGGCGATTACTACAGCTCAGCCGGGTTGGGTGCAGGAGGCCACCATGTGGCAGCCGATGAGGACCGCGGGGtaaactgctacagggtagcagcgcggcggggtgcgctaaggaaaaccgccgtttccggcggcgcgcaggAGCTGTGGTTACAGCTGGGGTGCCAGCGGGCTGGCGCACAAGGGACCGGCGGCCGTATCCAGGATCTCGGGATGCGGGCCTGGTCGTACCGCCGGGGGGCTGCttcaggacagcagcagggggatACCGCCATGGGagacggcgcgtcggggccccgCGCTCCCGTTCAGGGCACCACGGCAGGTGTCGAGGTGGTGAACAAGCCGCCGCCAAAGTCATCAGCTGCGCCGACAGCTGGGGGTTTCCAGGAaatatgggccgtgttctggATCACGAAATGCGAGCCAGGCTTATAGCCGAGTGGCTAATCCCGTAGATTGtaggaattccagcagcagtcggaAGGCCTCAGTCTGGCTGCGCTTTGGGTGCAGCAGGTCTTGGTCCGAGTAGGAGGGCAGCCCTAGGTTGCGGTACCCTGCAGTCATGTCACGCCGGGCGGCCTCTAGGTTCGGGCAGGCACAGAGGAGGTGGCCCAGAGTCTCGTCTGCCCCACAGAAGGAGCAGGCCGGGGACAGGGCTCTGCCATGTCGGTGTAGCCGGGCCTGTGTCCATGAGCAGCCCGTTCGTAGTCGCAGGATTAGGGCCCGTTCCCTCCGTGGCAGGCAGTCGGGTACCCGCATGAAGCGGACTCCTGAGGCCACGCGGGGATCGGGGTGGAGGGCCCGTACGGCCTGCCGAAGAGCAGGACGGGCGAAGTCCAGCTGCGTTACTTTTGAGGACACCGGGGAGCCATTGGTGTGGGCGGCTCCGGCCAGCTGATCCGCAGCCTCGTTCCCAGTGATGCCAACGTGTGAAGGCAGCCACTGGAGGGAGACCGGACGGCCAGCATCCTGGATGGCCATAAGTCGGGCCTTAAGGTTGGCCACCGTGTGCTGTCTGGGCTGGTGCTGGCGCAGCAGCTGGAGGGCTGCTCTCGAGTCGGTTAAGATGACTGCGGgctgctgtccaggcagcaggagGAGCAGGTCTGCTGCCAGGTGGAGGCCCGCCAGTTCAGCCGCCGTGGAGTTGGCTGGGAACCGCAGGTGGCACGACAGTGCTGCACCTAAGGCCGGTGCTACGCAGGCCGCAGCGGCCTGGCCTGTTGCTGGAAGTAccgagccgtcggtgtagaccTGGAGATGTCCTCCCAGGGACTCCTGCAGCAGGGTGGCAGCAGTCTGCTGCAGGGCAGCAACAGGTGTACGGCGCCTACTGCAGctccggatgtccaccgagatgggaAGCGGCGGCCTTGTTGGTGGGGGCGGGAATGGTGCCTGGTTGACAGGGGGGCCGAAGAGCCTGTGGAAAGTGCTATACAGGAGCCCCATGCGGGAGTCCGGTGCTCGGCGGAGCCGAGACAGGAGGGCCCTTCCGTCTGGAGCATGGTATAGGCGGTTCACATGGCGCAGACCCATCTGGAGGAGCAGGAGGGACAGCGGCCAGGACCCTGCTTCCGCGTGAGTGGCAGCGATGGGGGAGATACGCGGGAGGCCCAGGCATTGCCGCAGGACGGAGCGGTGTCCAAGCTCTAGAGTCCGAAGGCGGGCAGGTGGCAGGGTCACCAGCGGGAGGGCATATGTAACTAGAGACGTGGCCGCTGCGTGGTAGAGGCGGAGGGCCCAGGAAGGAGAGCAGCCCTTGTCCCTGGCCTGGAGGCGCTGGACCGCCTGGCCGATTCGTCGTAGACGAGGCAGGAGGGACCCCACCGCAGGAAGCCAGGTGAGGCGTCGGTCGATCAGGAGGCCGAGGTACTTCACCTGGGTCCGCCACGTGAGCCCATCCGCACCTAGCCGCAGGGTGGTGATGTGCGCCCGACGCCCTCTGGGGTGGTACAGCAGGGCCTCCGTCTTTGCCGGGGACACTGTGAGGCCGATGGACGATAGGTAGGCCTGTGCAGCATTCAGGGCCCTCTGGAGAGATGTACGCATAGAACGGATCCTCCTGGGTGTGCCCCTCACCCACAGGGCCACGTCGTCTGCATAGACAGAGCACCTCACCCGGTGGGAGGACCTGGATTTGAGGGAGGCTGGTAGTCCTGCCATGGCCAGGTTGAATAGGAATGGGCTCAGCACTGAGccctgtggtactcctgcggcgaCGGGCCGTGGGGagttcgatgcggcccatcttcatcgtcggccgtcgggacggacagcccccggctgggcgaggagggaagtctccctcatgggggaaagggaacggcgacgggagcgccacctcgtaggttacgcggaattctgcggaaccggagagagcccttcgggatccggccagcgtggtgagcggttggagccgcacgctctcgtcaccttccgcggcaggcgcacggggatccgttgtgccttgccgctggacttctggttccaggcagcgaagcgagcgcagcaaacgagcgctctgaccgccttccccagcaaatgctagggaatggctttgccccaagaatgcagcgcgcatgggaaaacccggccgccattatcggcgcatacaaacgttcgccgccgatacctccgaagtcgcgcccctgccccagctggtaagtcggaagtccttcttacgtagccttctatttccgaggaatgcctcgttgatgttttgtagctagctggcccactctgtgtattaattgcaagtgtaataaatagcatatgagtgttaacgctgtgtcgtcccttccctttgtccctcgagcacgaaccccttcgcggttagcgagcgggaacgctgcatccgcggagtgggagtgcgggcggggcgaaaggctttgtttcccccgtatttccacaatacGTGACCGCCTTGCCTATCTTTCCCGTCATATCGATAAAAGTGGAAATGAGTTGATGAATCGAATATTTCGCAGCCACGAATGTATTCATCAGTAAAGTTTCAATTAGGGCGGTGAGGTCTGCGCAACAGGCGCTTATGGCAGATGAGAGATCGACAGTCTCTTTATTAAACTTCGCATAATAGTAAATGATTCTAATATGTGTGCTGCATTAAGACAACGGCCACTACTCCTCGGTAACCGTTAGCCTTATTCACCAGCTCTAGAATTAGCGGGGCTAGACGACGGCGCTTGTTAAGTTGTGCGGCTT containing:
- the LOC144109833 gene encoding uncharacterized protein LOC144109833, with amino-acid sequence MAGLPASLKSRSSHRVRCSVYADDVALWVRGTPRRIRSMRTSLQRALNAAQAYLSSIGLTVSPAKTEALLYHPRGRRAHITTLRLGADGLTWRTQVKYLGLLIDRRLTWLPAVGSLLPRLRRIGQAVQRLQARDKGCSPSWALRLYHAAATSLVTYALPLVTLPPARLRTLELGHRSVLRQCLGLPRISPIAATHAEAGSWPLSLLLLQMGLRHVNRLYHAPDGRALLSRLRRAPDSRMGLLYSTFHRLFGPPVNQAPFPPPPTRPPLPISVDIRSCSRRRTPVAALQQTAATLLQESLGGHLQVYTDGSVLPATGQAAAACVAPALGAALSCHLRFPANSTAAELAGLHLAADLLLLLPGQQPAVILTDSRAALQLLRQHQPRQHTVANLKARLMAIQDAGRPVSLQWLPSHVGITGNEAADQLAGAAHTNGSPVSSKVTQLDFARPALRQAVRALHPDPRVASGVRFMRVPDCLPRRERALILRLRTGCSWTQARLHRHGRALSPACSFCGADETLGHLLCACPNLEAARRDMTAGYRNLGLPSYSDQDLLHPKRSQTEAFRLLLEFLQSTGLATRL